The Lolium rigidum isolate FL_2022 chromosome 1, APGP_CSIRO_Lrig_0.1, whole genome shotgun sequence region ctggttatgagtgttatcaaccggtagtggtagcccgacagctcggtcttgggcaggtgcctccacacttcttcttacaccacctgacggcaagcagagctgaactgcctgacatccttactggccaaaggtgttacaccttctttgatgctttggccatcccaattccccacgacctccgtttctccttcaccaccgacggtttcgagacttggtggtccatgtggaagacccatgtcttcagaagggctttaggaccgctgttgtgacaacttgatgccgagtacgacatccccgcagaccaggtaccatcactcaaatatttccttgtaaccgcttatggtgattgtctgtgacctgactccatctcctggcagcaacaagatggcccggctcccacgcaagccgatggctcccccttcgtattccttcctccggccccagtggttctcttctgccagagctcgccacctctgaagaaagtcataatgcagagccagccgatttcaccgaaatcggctcccaagaataAAGCAACTTCGGGGCcgcttgcccccgagcctcgactcgggcgaggacggcaggtgaggaaggtggctgtcgtGAAGACCacgaagcgcaaagctcccgcccgagaaagcttgcacgtaagttgatccgcgtcttgatcgaacacatttgccttcccaacctttataacatggttgtacctcttctttcaggcttccaccgaagagaactccagtgagggagcacagtccagtccaagggactcctccccaggcgatacagaaagatccaccacacagagccagacggactcgccaacgtcggcttctaggaaaaggtcgactcccgagcctcgcTGTCCTTCGAGctccgatccaaacgaggtcacgcatgaagcgtcgatgcgtcaaaagggctcgcacaggcccacaagtctcctcgcctagccaggaagtttcaaatgtaattccctcaacagctcgtgttccacatcgtcttgtCACTAACTGGATTGCTtcaccatttcccttgcagactaatgggacttCTAGCGGGGACATTGAACaggtgccgatgccatctgctgcttttggcctatccaactcgccaagcgtgactgaccaagtggctaacctggcccagactaccgcaaagccgattgtcacaacctcggcttcccttcctttcttgggagaggtaagctctctctcgggcctactcttttcctttgtcgtatgctcatgctgctactgctcgtctgtcaggggtgtgatccttcaagcttgctgacgttcgaccccgactccatcgagccagctgtttccaaagcaggtgaagagctagaccctagcgcggtcgatggcccgctccagcgtctcaaagttttgctctcctcctcggtcgataccccggtcgagaaccccgaggcaatcaagggcatcctcgaggacatccagccccgtctcccggtGACGCcgcaagttaagctttggccggcaggtgactttgtcggtttcaggtcaagggtgcgatcggctcgtcaaaggattactcttcgccgcgcccaactcccgttgtgagccgatattgcagacaaatgtcaacggctcaacgagaagaaagccgctttagacgccaagaccgccacttctactcatagtgtcaaacttgagaccttgcgcaaggaactcggaggaccttgaaaagagggccagggagaccaaacaacttatccaagatgaggaatccctcattgctcgctcccaagaggaagcaaaaggtctcacagctgatctgaagaccgacctggccgaaattcgtgccctgagcagccagctggtgattgggagagacgaggacgacgaggccgagatcgccgaggtggatcgaatccgtgccgatgctcttcacgcccttaatgcttttctttagtagggcctctttgtgtaaactgatgcatgtaaacttgcttcgctgtactTGTCAAAGTCGactgccgtgcatcggctttcttaACATTCTGAAGGCAATGTATCGGCTCTGGTTGCATCGCCAActcgatttgattttttttttactggccaatttccctatcggccaccaatattcctccgcacatgctcaatggtgtcgcgcatgctcatatgattaggtgcccccgagccgattctcgctgagtaactgctgatatcggctctatggttagccaaggtattacgatgtgaacgtcggctttgttaggaacaatgtggatttcttccagtgcatcagccgacgcatcccattgcccattagatcgacgttgagcccagaccgaaagcatggtgaggatgattttggccgattcctAGAATCGGCCTCTATGTTAGTAGGTCCACGAAGGTCTAGCGATGTTTCTTCAcagatctttggggccaatctcacggatcggcattaccgcgtttgcccatacatagtgtcggagccggtcgcgtggaacggcttcttccttgtcttcgctgtgagagcagctgccctcgtctccgtccttaccagggtggtgcccgagtcctatcatgttgatgtcgagtgAGGATCTTGGCCGGCACTCTCCAAGGTAAGTGCGCTCCACTATGTTAACGGtggatgccggtgaaatcggcactcttggtgctgccaatgcgcatggcaacggtgaacgggactggaatggtatttctccttggtaagtcccccgagccggtcccgtcggagaatactgatggctcatgatttcctggaccacgcgcagagcgacacgctccaaagtgttcaccaggctctcagagtggcggtgcagcgaatgagccaccatgaagttgatctcctgacgcagcgacctggtgcgttcttccgacggggcggacaggtccactccatcgagtgcaccttcgggtgagaacccctcccacccgacgccgtgggagcgggttctgtggaaagagccgatgaggtcggcttcgaggactgccttgatctcgtcatgcttcttcttgagctcgtcaggcagatcctcgtacttgaccggagtgctttccgccatctcggatgtagatggagatgggttggatgtcgaagattgtcccaccgagcgtgccagaatgtgttgcggtcagaaacccaccggcgggcagcgactggcaacaccgtagagccgggaacaactagggctgcggctggccccagtccctcagagcgacggcccgcaaagccttctggtcacacgtccgatgctcgtcgcaagggcgtgccacctaacctatacccggtcgggaaggtgttggatgatgcctcgcttagtttcctcgcatggcatacacgtaaacgttaaattcgagcctcgatcggctctcagagttgtctccgtgaatcggctcaaagagccgatccacccatgattcgtacgaggtgtacgaatatatggtggtcctgcttgatcaaaataaagctaaagcgatctacgacgatttagggttttcaccgcataatcggatcatcctactcacgattgggcctcgcgctcgcgtacggtgatcgtaagccgctcctagacagggcctaaaaaccaacacgaggttgatccccggaacatcctgtctagggctagcaaactacaccctacacgccgctggatcctccaaccctttgtaaggcctaactattgcggatattaaactaatccttgaagaacaaggagcaaccgtaacggatcggatctactaaacaatgatcaagcggggtgccgcccctacacctgagataggtgtaagggcggctagatgtataagggttgcactacgacaagcatatgatacgaagaacaatgctaaccctaacacatctaagataactacgttgctcgccatcaaaaaggcttcaagcacgagcaacgcatgaacaacgNNNNNNNNNNNNNNNNNNNNNNNNNNNNNNNNNNNNNNNNNNNNNNNNNNNNNNNNNNNNNNNNNNNNNNNNNNNNNNNNNNNNNNNNNNNNNNNNNNNNCGGAACGAGATCCTCTGACTTAGGTTGAAAAACTGCAGAGGGAAGTAGCTGGTTCTCGTCCGTTCATCTCCTATCTAACGGCAGCAACTCGAAGCGGTGGAAAAAGACGGCTCCGGCTGAGGAAAAGACGCGAGAGAAGGAATTCGCTGGAACCTGGAGGCTAGACATGCTCTTCTCGTCAATGCGCTGCAATTCTAAGCAACATTTGCCATTCAGTTTATTTCAGAATTCATATGAGCGCGGGCGTTGTGCAGCCTACTTCGTCCGTTTAGAGTATCTCCAGCGATGTGATGCATTTTATCGTCCgtgtgcgtccgtttgcgtcggtcgaatcgaccgtgcgtccgtttgcgtcggggtggctccagtggcacgacgcattttttggccgaatcatttttttaaaacatgaaacataatttacatagttaaaacatgaaaaaaaaaccctAACGCCTACTGCTACTCcttgtcgctgtcgagcacgatgagctccagtATCACCCACGACCAGTTGCCAtctgggggagcgtacgccgggcgcaccgacggtgctggaggtggaggcgcccagggctgcggctgtggcggcggtggaggcgcccagggccgcggctgcggcggcggtggaggcgcccagggatacggttgtggcggcggtggaggaggcgcccaggggttgtacggcggcggttgtggcgccgccgagtcctttagcgcctgtcgaagggcttcatcctccgacaggcccggcggcatgacgcccggtggcgtagcggggcagcggcggctgcatagGCGCATCGTTCTCGAAGACGAGGaagccgagcttcgccatctcgcctCCTTCGCCGAATCTCCGTggtccgatcaggctcgcgcgcagggactggagggatgggcacccggtggcagctgagccgccagccgccaggcagttgcacgccggaccaggcctcACACGGCAACCATTTGccatgcatgagcctccccagcgtgacggggagcggcaccctcttgctgccgctgccggaggcctcgaagtcgttcttcttccccatggcgctgcggcggtggtggtgcgagtggaggtgtgggcgaaggaggaacgcggccggtggacttttaagggcggccggtggacattgatggcgaaggctgcggcgcagacgcggaagcgctgaccgccgaagcgatgccctcgatgcagactcgttgccaggcgggcccggtggagatgcGAGCAGATAATTTGCGCGTctccgcagcgtccgcagagtccCGGTCACCGAGGAAGCCCGCCTTCCTCCTCGGTCTCGCGCCAGATGTGCCAGCTGTTGGAGTCGATGGCGAAGGCGGGATCGGCGCCGagatccggcggcaggtaccgccgcatgcgccggatctcggcgctcgTCTCTGGCTCCCGCAGAGGCACGGGCGGGACAGGCACCCGGAGgtggctgagccgccagccgccgccaggTAGGTGCACGTCCCGCCAGCTGTGGCACGGCGTCCAGCTCTGGTGCATGAGCCGTGCCACCTTGACGGGCAGCGACACCCTGTCCGCCCGCTCCGTCTTCTTGGTGGCGCTGCCAGATGCTTCggagtcgtgcttcttctttcccatggttATGCGGTGGCGCGCGGCGGTGAGGGCATAAGTGgtggtgtcggtggtgtgggCAATGGTATGAACGACTCCGATCGACTTTCAAAGACCGGGCGCGCGCGGGACACGATGCCATTGATGGCAGTGTAGAAGCCCAGCCGTCACCCGCTAGTCCTGGTGCGGAAGGAAGTGACACCATTGATGGCAAAGACtgtggcgcagacgcggaagcgaaaACCGCCGAAACAACGGTGGCGAAAGCGATACGATCGATACGCTCGCGCGTCCACGTAGCGTCCGCCGCGATGTATCCGAGACACAAATATGCGCCGTGTTTACGTCTCCAGGAACAACTCACTCACTATGCGTTTGATTTAGTGCATCGCCTCGTTGAAAATACCCTAGTGGCGACAGCGAACATGGGGAGTCCGGAGAACGAGATGTTTTTTCCGTCGCCTCTTCCTTGAGCTGGGCTTGGGGTGGGCAGTGTCTCTACGTTTCCACCACGTTTCAAGTTGTTGCCGTCAGATGGGGGATGAGCGGACCAGAACCAGCTACTTCCCTCTGCAGTTTTCCATTCTAAGTCAGAGGATCTCGTTCACTCTTCCAAGTTCCAACTCGCAACTTTACAACTTGACAAGTACAGTATACTCTAAGGAATCAACACTGGCTATCCATGCCAGAAAAAAAGAATACCACCACGGGCACGGCGGCAGCTTTATAGTGTTTCCTAAAGCGTCATCAGAAAATAGGATCAGATCAATTGGATTATTCTGTGCACGTAGCAACACTGTGCACTCTCGAATCTCGACGTTTGACAGACAGTTGATATGTAAGAGAAGCATTGCTTCATTTTATTCAACAAACAGTTTAGCAAAGTTCTAGCATGTGTGAAGTGGTTAATGAGCAACTCATATAGCCTATGACCGGAGCTTCATTTATTCAATAGATCTATCGAACTTGAACCTACACAGGGTAATTTTAAGAAAATTGTGTGCTTATATTTGACTACAAATACACACAGTGTGTGAAATCTGTGGTGTTCCTAGGTTAgtggaaaagtaaaaaaaaaaaaaacactattcATATGGACAGAAGATCTATTATAGACTGGACTTGGACTTCTATGTACAATCAATTAAACAATAAGGGGTCCGAAAGAGGCTCCAAACATGTTAAACAAAATAGTGCCTCGTGTTTACCTAAAACATATCGCTTATGTTTCGAAATATAAACCTTCCTTACAATTTAATTTAAACTATTAGAACATCATTTTCTGAATTCTAAAACACGCATTAACAATTTGCGAGTACTAGAATTAGTTAAAATCTGCATTAAATTAGAACCTAATTAGAAATTGATCCCACTTAACTTTTACCTAGAGCTACTTTGTTTCCTTCCATGATTTCTTTGGATGTTTAGatacataagagcatctctaaccgcATCCCCTAAAGCGTTCCTCAAAGGTTTctttgggacgcgccggacatTTTATCTTCCCCAATCGCGTGTTCCAAAGGCTCTTTCCGTCCGGGGTGGTCCTATACGATGTCCGgcatcccgagcccgtccccgctccacGGGGAGATGCTCCGGAGACGCCGGATAGAGTGAGAAGCGAAGCGGGAGTGGCGGACCAGACGCGTCATTGACACACGAACAAATTTGGGGGGCGCATTTGGGGAACACGACTGAGCAGCGACGCtccccaaacgcggcatgaaGAAACAACATCCCCTAAACGCTAAATCCGAAGCGCTTTTTAGGACTCTTTGAGAAACGTGACTGGAAATGCTCTAATACTCTCATCTGAGGAGGGAAAAGGGAACTTTTGTGTGAGAAGAAAAGGGTAAAGTGAGAAGGATAATTGCCTTTATATACACGCATCTCACATTCTCATCTCGCTTGTCATCTCGCTGGCTCGATTAGCGATTCAGCCTAGTCCTTTCAAAACATCCCCATAGCGTGATGGAGACCTCATTGAGATCACATCTCAGCACAAAACAAATTATGGAGAAACGACCACAAATAGAAGTAGGGTTTTTACCAGAAGCAGGATCAAAAAATACCTTTCATAGGAGTAGAACACTTGGTAGTTACCAATGCAAACAGTGTCTTGAACACTGTATAGACCTACTGTAACAAAACTATGAAACTGTTGTGTGCATTATCTACGTGCTACGGCACATACTGAAATCGTGtcacacacacgcacacgcaAACATGACGCCTGAATCCGACGAACAGATGCTAGAAATCAACAGTGGCTATTTACTGCACAAACCAAGCACTAGTACTATATATTTACACATAGACTCCTTCATCTGTCAGTCTGAAATTCTGAATGCCTGAATAGATTGGACACCTGCTAGCAGCTTCAGTGCTTCTTCAAATTCGTCCGTCGCCTCGACCAGCACACACACGCAAGCAAATTGTTCTTCCTACCAAGTACGAATGCAGAGCGGAACCGAGAGTTCCATCTCTTCTTTCCTTCCGCCtttgcgacgacgacgacgatctgATCAATGCGGGTCATCACCGGCGCGCGCAGACAGGCAGCCGCAGCTTCTTCTGAGTTCTGACACGAGCTTCTTCTCCGTTACACGGGCTCGCGCGGGCGCGCCGCCCAGAGCGTGCTGAGCGCGTGGAGCCgctgggagtagtccccgagcgcgaggAGCCCCACGGCGGCCTGGCGCGGCGTGAGGATCCTGTACATGTTCCTCAGCGTCTCCTGCCTGAGGTGGTCGGCCTGCTCGACGAACCCGGCGAGCTCCTCGAGCCTGCGCATGGCGCCTCCCATCCGGCGCGCCACGTACGAGTACGAGCCGGCCCCGGCCCCGTCGTCGAAGCCGTCATCTTCTTGGTCCGTCGCCGAGAGCAGCAGGGAGTCGGCGAGCGACTGCTGCAGCTTGTCCAAGCCCTGCGACAGCGCGTCCTCCGCCTGCCTGGCCGTCTGCCTGAGCGCGCCCACGGCCGCCTGCTGGCGCTCCGCGAGCGGCCCCAGCTGCGGCGCCAGCACCTTGAGCAGGTCCGAGGGCCGGAAGCCCGCGATCCAGAGGAAGAAGCGCTCGGCCGCCGGCCGCCACGCCCCCGACATGACGAAGAAGacgtcgcgccgcgccgccgccgccttggccAGGAACATCCGGTCGTAGTGCGCCAGCCCGGCCTCGGCCAGCGCGCGTAGACGCGGCTCGGTGGCCTCGGGGTGCTGCTGCTGCAGCGCCGCCCGCAGCTCCCTCGTCTGCCTCGTCTGCTCCTCCACCCAGCGCGCGTGCTCGATCTCGAACGCCGCCACGACTGCCGCCGGCAACATGAGTTCGTGTCAGGATCGCAGGCTCCCAAGCTGAGTAGGATGCGGGATTCTTAATTCGTAGCGGGAAGTTACCTGGATCGAAGGACGATGGTAGCGGTAGACCGGGGTggctggtggtgctggtgctcgcGCCGGCCGCGTAGagcgcctgctgctgctgctgcctgacCCGTCTGATCTCCTGCTCCATGCGCGCCAGCTTCATCTTGCTCGTCTCCAGGTTCTGGATGTAGGCCTGGCAAGTAATCGGCAAAATCCAAATTGAGATCAGATTGTGGGTGTCTGACTTCTGACTCTGACAGACAGTCCGTCACAATGAGATCGAGCTTTGGCCATCATCCGCCGCGTACCTTCTTGCGCAGTCGGCTCTTGCGGGCGGCCTCCCTGTTCTGCGCGAGTCTTCGCTCCTTCTAGTTGACCAACCAAAACAGAGAGAGCAACTCAGGTCGTCGGAATCCCTCGCGAACATAAGCCTGTCATCACAGCCGGGGTCTGCGACGTACCTTGTGTCCTGGCCTGGCGGGCTCCTGGTCGTCGGAGCTGtcgggcgacggcggcagcgcgAGGTCGTGGACGTCGTGCGGCGCCATCGGATGCGGCTCGAACTTGGGCTCGGCCAGCTCCACGCCGTGCGGCGCCCCGGACCCGGAGGCGGAGCCGGACGCCATGTACCTGAACGGTTCGGCccagacggcggcggtggcgtcggcgagcgggtggtggtggcggcggtcgtAGATCCCCATGGGCGCCGCCGCGGAGGGCATGGGCATGTACCCGCCGCCCGCAGCCGCCGACCCTCTGCTCGTCGGTCGCCGCCAACAGAATCCAGCACAGAAGTGAGGATTTCACATCGATCGAGAGAACAGAATAAAGAAAAACGCAGGAGCGAGTAGACAGCTAGCGGTTGCGCGCGGCAAGGTGGAGGATGAATGATGACGAGCTGGTGCTGGTGGTGGGATGAGATGAGATTGAGATGCCAGGTGAGTGGAACTccactctctgtctctctctcggaTCTTGCTTCCTCCCTCTACGTGCGTGCGTGGTAGCGTAGTACACGGCCGGCTGCTGGTGGATTTGGACCGGAGCTGATCCTAGCTAGCAGTCAGTACGTACGCGATGTCCTCGTTCCGGCGCGACAAAAGCCTCGCTGTACAGTGGCTTGCCCGCGCGCGAGGTGGTTATGCAGCGGGGCCGACCTGTCGGCGGGAGTGGGTACACTGGCGCCGCGCTGGACCGTACCCCACCTGGCTTGGACGGACACGTCGCCCGCACCATGGCGAGCGAGCTCGCAGGTACTACCAGTTCGTCCTGCTGCTCTGGCCTGGGCTGGTCCACGCACGCAGCGATCCCACGTCACCTTGAAACGGACGGCCGGCCGCCGGTCGAGCGTCGGAACGCGACGCAGCGTGCTGCTCCGCCCAAGTTGAATAGCTTATCTTGCGCGGGGGCGGGCGCGTAGACTTAACGACGGGGGTTGACATTGACAAGGACGCACACTCACACCGGTGGGTACCGTATATGGAACTGGGGATGGAGACTGCTACGTCACCTGTGGCGTCACCACGCATCGGCGACGCCATTGTTAGTTCTTACTGTACTAGTAATTTTATTGTCTACTAATTAGCACTATTAAATGCGAAAAGTGGCtttagcacatgagcaccagtgctcctggtgctataagtcatattatttgtattccaaaaaaattgaaattaaatacctacatacatataaacattccgaAGATACGGTAGAAATTTcggagaaaaatatgttatattttgagctatataaaaaagacaaatttctgacaaatatacgtCTCTATACGTAgccataaatttgtttttttcctgtagcttaaaatacaatgcaatttctaccAAAACTTCTCACGAGTATTCGGAACATATATATGTATTTatagaataaatgtgatgattttttgaaacacggatttataatttttttaatatttaaaaaactgagagcactggtgcccatgtgcaccaaatgctTACTCTATTAAATGGGATTTGCTAGTTCGTGCTCAGTCATACATCATTTATGATTACCGTGATTCGTGTTAATATTGAGTTACAACAAAGATTTGATGACACCATTTGACTGAGAACGAAATTAGTTTTCGATCGACTGAGACATAGTCACACCCTTATTGAATACCCACCATGCATGGACTTATTAGTATTTGCTTGCCTTCAGATGcgccccccctccccctccctttAACATGGGCGATAAATTAGTGTTGAAGTCTACTCTTGTTAATTAAATAAGTTTCTGGGTTGGTTTGGCTTGCATCCCATACGGTCATGGGCTTTTGCTTAGGTGTCCACCCCctcttcaaattttcaaattttcaccatgcatcgagaaaaagaaaaaaatgtttaCCAATGGCGGAACGATTCCGCTCTTAGCTATACGTTCTTAAGTATGATGAGACTCTCCCCGTGGATAgacgctaggatgataacccCTACGAAATTACCGCGAGATGAGGATTCGAACCCGGATGTTCTGACTGCGCACTCGCTCAACACGCACCCTTAGCTAAAGTTTTTCGTGCGCATGTTTGTTGTCGAGTTTCATGTAATCGATCGTGGGCAAATCCTGACAGTAGATACGTTCATCCGTACCTAAGCAAAGTTGATTCACTTATTTTGGAAAGGAGGTTGTACATGTAAGCTGACCAAGACTCAGCTGTTTTCTTTTAAAAACAAACTGTGACCAAGGCTCACTGGAAAGGCCACAAACATGCTTATGACGAAGCATACCCCAAAAGAGGTTTCCACACATTGGCCAGCCGAGATAGTTGGCGATGATGCTGCGTCCATCGGTGCAAAGTTATTGGAATCTCACTAGCTAGCTGGGTAGGGTCGCAAGCCACCATGGAATCAGGATCTCACTTCCTAGCCTAGTGCTTCTCCACTATCTGCTAGGTCCACGTCTCGGCCTGGCCGGTTATTATAAGATTCTCATTTCTGAGGCTCCAGTTTTAGCCAGGCGTCCAGGATCTGATGCCTAGCTTATCAGATCACAGCGATCCGAATCCTCTGCGCTGCCGGTTCATTTTAGGCGTCCAGTATTCGGAGTGTCTCGATCGTCTGAAACGGAACACCTGTATTCGCCAGGTTAGAGGAAATCGTAGATTTCCCATGTGTTGCACAAAACATGACTCGGACGGATTTTTCGTCATGCGATTTCCACCACTCAGTCATCTACTTAACTTATTAGCCCGGTTCACAGCAAAACGGTAGCTGGGCCTCACATGTCAGTGCTTCAATTAAAGTAAAAAAATGTAAAAGACTTTAAATGTTATAAAATATTGTAATTTTTTTCCGATGCACACTAGATGTAATAGACTCCATTCTATATGTATCATCAAATTTTTTACTTGGATGCATTTTCTTTGATCATATTTTGAAACATTGGGCAATTGGTAATCTTgaactgctcggtcggcttgaGTTCGGAGATTAATCAAAAATTGACCTATTAACTAATTTAGTCACTCAACTATTAGTCGCCGAGTTTTTTCTCTTCAGAATTGTGGGCTATAAGTTGTAACCCACTAAACAGATCGTAGGAAAATAATTATACTTGCAAAattgtgattttttttaaaattgatttatAGGGTGTGATGTAACTATTCACAAATTGTTCAGACATAAGTTATACCCTGTAAGAATCGATAAAATACCACGAAGTTTTGGCGAACAATTACTTTCTTATGATTTCTTTAGTATGTCGCTAGTATTCTATTTGTATAAAGactatttttttttcagaaaacattgatgctttatgTAAAATTTGTCTATTACATCCTAGTATGCATCCATGGATGAAAACATATTTGGATAAAATCcattttgatgattttcaaaGATTCTACAACCTTTTTTACATTAGTTGAAGCATTGAAATGCGGGGTCTCGCTATGTCAGTAGGGCTATATAGTTGATTGGATGACCAGGTCGTGGATATTGCAGCAGATTAGACCACCTAATGGAAACTTCAAAAAAATTATTGAAGTGGTGGTTTGTGCTAACACGTCGAGTAGGACATGATGGAAGCTACAATTTTCTCGCCAGATTAATGATGCTTcgattttttctttgttttttgatAGCATTCGTGTTGTTTGTGAGCTCTGCGCGTGAACAATGGGCGAGCTCATTTGTCACCCTATCTTTTCGTCAAGTTAATTTggctaggttttcttcttccgaGGAACAAGATCTTTAGTACCGTAGTACTCCCTAGGTTTCATAGATCGAATCGGATCTACTACAAATTCAGCAGGATATTAAATTTTTTGTGTCCCCTCCTATGCAGCCATGCTGCTCAATGTATGGAGATTCCAAAAGCAGAGGACAGCCCCAGGACTTTGGACCTGACATCACTTTGCTTTGGTGCGGAACAGTGCAACGCCCCAATTGCTGCGCTAAACAAACTGCTAGTAGCACTAACTTCATCATTAAGCATCCGCTATGCTTTGTCACCTCTATTTCTTTAATCTACAATACGTACGCCTTTTCCTTCTTAACCTTTACTATTTGTTAGCGCCTTTTCTTTTTGCAAGATCCATGCTGTAAAAGCTAACTTGATGGAGCAACTGGATAGTGGAGAGTGGGGATTGGTACCTGAGCTTGAGGATGCTGAAATGATCGTCAAGGTATCCAGGGTAAAGCTCCATAGCCGATCACCTAATTGTAAACAGTCAAAATGACA contains the following coding sequences:
- the LOC124661877 gene encoding transcription factor HBP-1b(c38)-like, whose protein sequence is MPMPSAAAPMGIYDRRHHHPLADATAAVWAEPFRYMASGSASGSGAPHGVELAEPKFEPHPMAPHDVHDLALPPSPDSSDDQEPARPGHKKERRLAQNREAARKSRLRKKAYIQNLETSKMKLARMEQEIRRVRQQQQQALYAAGASTSTTSHPGLPLPSSFDPVVAAFEIEHARWVEEQTRQTRELRAALQQQHPEATEPRLRALAEAGLAHYDRMFLAKAAAARRDVFFVMSGAWRPAAERFFLWIAGFRPSDLLKVLAPQLGPLAERQQAAVGALRQTARQAEDALSQGLDKLQQSLADSLLLSATDQEDDGFDDGAGAGSYSYVARRMGGAMRRLEELAGFVEQADHLRQETLRNMYRILTPRQAAVGLLALGDYSQRLHALSTLWAARPREPV